One window of the Crassaminicella thermophila genome contains the following:
- a CDS encoding AI-2E family transporter — MKHWLYKRNLSHYINTLIVIILSIIFYKFMDNMNGVYYSISVKIATIVNVLKPFLLGVIIAYILNPIIKWFEVDILTRFKTNKQNKYERIISTIFVFILFICIIALTLVLVVPRIAMNIRDLLSSLPTFIYINENKIIDWIHDLYKNDVYNIAGTIEKNINDLFYNTSRIFQRSLNNLLLSIIAFTSKTLNILLALIVSFYISIDKDSLLKGIERLLRALFEDKYVDSFKKFCKEADNTFVKFVIGKSIDSFIIGLIAFIGLSFMKSPYSLLISMIVGVTNMIPYFGPLIGEAIGFIFVSFYSPIKALKVLLFLFILQQFDSFYLTPKILGDKMEVGPIWIIFSIVLGGSLFGVIGMFLGVPAISIIIVAVRKFINKRLEEKKNRIESIK, encoded by the coding sequence ATGAAACATTGGCTTTATAAAAGAAACCTAAGTCATTATATCAATACACTCATTGTTATTATTCTATCAATTATTTTTTATAAATTTATGGATAATATGAATGGTGTATATTATTCTATTTCTGTAAAGATAGCTACTATTGTAAATGTATTAAAGCCATTTCTTTTAGGTGTTATTATTGCATATATTTTAAATCCTATTATTAAATGGTTTGAGGTTGATATATTGACTAGATTTAAGACTAATAAACAAAATAAATACGAAAGAATCATTAGTACAATATTTGTATTTATTTTGTTTATATGTATTATTGCATTAACTCTTGTACTTGTTGTGCCAAGGATTGCTATGAATATTCGGGATTTACTAAGCAGTTTGCCTACATTTATTTATATAAATGAAAATAAGATTATTGATTGGATCCATGATCTATATAAAAATGATGTATATAATATTGCAGGGACTATAGAAAAAAATATTAATGATCTATTTTATAATACAAGTAGAATTTTTCAAAGAAGTTTAAATAATTTACTTTTAAGTATTATTGCTTTTACTTCAAAGACATTGAATATTCTATTAGCACTTATTGTGTCTTTCTATATTTCAATTGATAAGGATTCATTGTTAAAAGGAATAGAAAGATTACTAAGAGCATTATTTGAGGATAAATATGTAGATAGCTTTAAAAAATTTTGTAAAGAAGCAGATAATACATTTGTAAAATTTGTTATAGGAAAATCTATAGATTCTTTTATCATTGGATTGATTGCATTTATAGGGTTATCCTTTATGAAAAGTCCATATAGCTTGTTAATTAGTATGATTGTAGGGGTTACAAATATGATTCCTTATTTTGGTCCTTTGATTGGAGAAGCGATTGGATTTATTTTTGTATCATTTTATAGTCCTATAAAGGCATTAAAGGTTTTGTTATTTCTTTTTATATTGCAGCAGTTTGATAGTTTTTATTTAACACCTAAAATATTAGGAGATAAAATGGAAGTTGGTCCAATATGGATTATATTTTCAATTGTATTAGGAGGAAGTCTATTCGGTGTAATTGGCATGTTTTTAGGGGTTCCAGCTATATCTATTATTATTGTAGCAGTAAGGAAATTTATAAATAAAAGATTAGAAGAAAAGAAAAATAGAATAGAAAGTATAAAATAA
- a CDS encoding (2Fe-2S) ferredoxin domain-containing protein, with amino-acid sequence MVTIRVCIGSACHLKGAYNVIQGLQKIVEERKLENQVTIKADFCLGECTKAVSVKVDDEPIVSVDEKNVEGFFEEYVLRRL; translated from the coding sequence ATGGTGACAATTCGTGTCTGTATAGGAAGTGCATGTCATTTAAAAGGGGCATATAATGTAATTCAGGGGTTACAAAAAATTGTTGAAGAAAGAAAGTTAGAAAATCAGGTAACAATAAAAGCAGATTTTTGTTTAGGGGAATGTACGAAGGCAGTTTCGGTAAAAGTTGATGATGAACCTATTGTTTCAGTAGACGAAAAAAATGTAGAAGGATTTTTTGAGGAATATGTTCTTAGGAGGTTATAA
- the rpsI gene encoding 30S ribosomal protein S9 — protein MAKVQYYGTGRRKTSVARVRLVPGEGKITINGRDIDNYLDYETLKRDVRMPLVLTETEGKFDVIAKVHGGGFTGQAGALRHGISRALLKADEELRPILKKAGFLTRDPRMKERKKYGLKKARRAPQFSKR, from the coding sequence ATGGCTAAAGTACAATATTACGGAACAGGTAGAAGAAAGACTTCTGTTGCAAGAGTTAGATTAGTTCCTGGAGAAGGAAAAATTACAATCAATGGAAGAGATATAGATAATTATCTTGATTATGAAACATTAAAGAGAGATGTTAGAATGCCTCTTGTACTTACTGAAACTGAAGGAAAGTTTGATGTTATAGCAAAAGTGCATGGTGGTGGATTTACAGGACAAGCAGGAGCTTTAAGACATGGTATTTCAAGAGCATTACTTAAAGCTGATGAAGAGCTTAGACCAATTCTTAAAAAAGCAGGTTTCTTAACAAGAGATCCAAGAATGAAAGAGAGAAAGAAATACGGATTAAAGAAAGCAAGACGTGCACCACAATTCTCAAAAAGATAG
- a CDS encoding helix-turn-helix domain-containing protein has product MGRKGKIDYELKIKAVEEYLNNVGSQTSIASKYGVTRNSFRQWIVNYQSMGKEALMNKSHNNFYSKEFKITVIKAYLEGDSSIYDIAKKFKIPSHTTVLKWIIKYNGHEELKSSGIGEDKVMANGRKTNFNERIEIVKHCIEHQNSYNKTADKYKVSYHQVYSWTKKYEESGVEALKDKRGKQKNANELSEIEKLRALNKLLEAQNKRQQMEIDFLKKLEEIERRRF; this is encoded by the coding sequence ATGGGCAGAAAAGGTAAAATAGATTACGAACTAAAAATTAAAGCAGTTGAAGAATATTTAAATAATGTAGGATCACAAACATCAATTGCATCTAAATATGGTGTAACTAGAAACTCATTTAGACAATGGATTGTAAACTATCAATCAATGGGTAAAGAAGCATTAATGAATAAGTCTCATAATAATTTCTATTCAAAAGAATTTAAAATTACTGTTATTAAAGCATATCTTGAGGGTGACAGTTCGATATATGACATTGCAAAAAAATTTAAGATTCCCTCACATACAACTGTTCTTAAGTGGATTATAAAGTATAATGGTCATGAAGAGTTAAAATCATCAGGAATAGGAGAAGATAAAGTCATGGCCAACGGACGTAAAACTAATTTTAATGAAAGAATAGAAATTGTTAAACACTGCATTGAACATCAGAACAGCTATAATAAAACTGCAGATAAATATAAAGTATCATATCATCAAGTCTATTCATGGACTAAAAAATATGAGGAATCTGGTGTTGAGGCATTAAAAGATAAACGTGGCAAACAGAAAAATGCAAATGAATTGTCAGAGATTGAAAAGCTTAGAGCACTAAACAAACTTCTGGAAGCTCAAAATAAAAGGCAACAAATGGAGATTGATTTTTTAAAAAAGTTAGAAGAAATAGAAAGGAGGCGATTTTAA
- a CDS encoding energy-coupling factor transporter transmembrane component T family protein: MLRDITIGQYYPVDSSIHKLDPRVKILATLCYIISLFLVKHLVDYVYILFFLGGTILLSKVPFKYMMKGLKPLFLIIILTFSINIFMTKGEVLYQIGPLDITREGIRQAVFMATRLILLIVGTSLLTLTTSPIQLTDGIEKLLNPFRKIGVPAHELAMMMTIALRFIPTLLEETDKIMKAQMARGADFESGNILKRAKSLVPLLVPLFISAFRRADELAMAMEARCYRGGENRTRMKELSLHKRDFIAAIITFVVFIAVLVNRFI; this comes from the coding sequence ATGTTAAGGGATATAACAATAGGACAATATTATCCAGTTGATTCGAGTATACACAAATTAGATCCAAGAGTAAAGATATTAGCAACATTATGTTATATAATATCATTGTTCCTTGTGAAACATTTAGTAGATTATGTGTATATACTATTTTTTTTAGGAGGAACAATTCTTCTATCAAAGGTACCTTTTAAGTATATGATGAAAGGTCTTAAACCATTATTTTTAATTATCATTCTTACCTTTAGTATTAACATTTTTATGACAAAAGGGGAGGTTCTTTACCAAATAGGACCATTAGACATTACAAGAGAAGGAATAAGACAGGCTGTTTTTATGGCTACAAGACTTATATTGCTTATTGTTGGAACGTCACTTTTAACCCTTACAACATCACCTATACAGCTTACAGATGGAATTGAAAAGCTTTTAAATCCATTTAGAAAAATAGGAGTACCAGCTCATGAATTAGCCATGATGATGACTATTGCTTTAAGGTTTATTCCAACTCTTTTAGAAGAAACAGATAAAATTATGAAGGCACAAATGGCAAGAGGAGCTGATTTTGAAAGTGGAAATATTTTAAAACGTGCAAAGAGCTTGGTTCCTTTATTAGTGCCTCTTTTTATTAGTGCTTTTAGAAGAGCTGATGAATTGGCTATGGCAATGGAGGCTAGATGTTATAGAGGTGGAGAAAATCGAACAAGAATGAAGGAATTATCCCTGCATAAAAGAGATTTTATTGCAGCTATAATTACTTTTGTTGTATTTATAGCCGTTCTTGTAAATCGTTTTATATAA
- a CDS encoding IS3 family transposase, producing the protein MNRKESKNENFNKKLIPLIQEAYEERDGILGYRQMTIKLNRENNFRVNHKRIYRLMTIFRPKSRYVEKKKKKIY; encoded by the coding sequence TTGAATCGTAAAGAGAGTAAAAATGAGAACTTTAACAAAAAACTTATACCTTTAATTCAAGAAGCCTATGAAGAACGAGATGGTATTCTTGGCTATCGTCAAATGACAATTAAACTAAACAGAGAGAACAATTTTAGAGTAAATCATAAGAGAATTTATCGCTTAATGACTATTTTTAGGCCTAAAAGTCGGTATGTCGAAAAGAAGAAGAAAAAAATATATTAA
- a CDS encoding gluzincin family metallopeptidase gives MKKYLFMALLILLLCIGCVDKRIHEEVEAFIGKQEQYVNEKNIIKYMDTISKEKPEYLAEKKSWIRDIQMNDINDYNLKIEDIEIFSKDEVRLKLKQSYFYEGKKYSVKIPLLLKKENGHWKDNDLIFDEISTTHFRIKYGEGLRKYAQAVANVCEIAYQNIWHRYGEKIKDTTIIKIYEDEEILRQSVKLSFKWQFAGWYEYPESIKTTKFEEETYRKILEHELVHKLTISKSNNNMPYWFTEGLAVYFANFPNEPKEHRKKSYYLNRYKDKRMDILKLEKANLEKMKDPKEISNYYDSAGMIVKFMIQKYGLQKVKDIVEALGEFPYQEGTGIEVDKESIKRFHKVFKKEFGISVNDLNEEWISYLNETE, from the coding sequence ATGAAAAAATATTTATTCATGGCCTTGCTTATATTATTACTTTGTATAGGCTGTGTTGATAAAAGAATACATGAAGAAGTAGAGGCTTTTATTGGGAAGCAAGAACAATATGTAAACGAAAAAAATATTATAAAATATATGGATACAATATCAAAAGAAAAACCTGAATATTTAGCTGAGAAGAAAAGCTGGATACGAGATATTCAAATGAATGACATTAATGATTATAATTTAAAGATAGAAGATATAGAAATATTTAGTAAGGATGAAGTGAGATTAAAGCTTAAGCAAAGTTATTTTTATGAAGGGAAAAAATATTCTGTTAAGATTCCTTTATTGCTTAAGAAGGAGAATGGGCATTGGAAAGATAATGATTTAATATTTGATGAAATTAGTACTACACATTTTAGAATAAAATATGGTGAAGGATTAAGAAAATATGCACAAGCTGTTGCAAATGTCTGTGAGATAGCTTATCAAAATATTTGGCATAGATATGGTGAAAAAATAAAAGATACTACAATAATAAAAATATATGAAGATGAAGAAATACTAAGACAATCTGTAAAGCTGTCATTTAAATGGCAATTTGCTGGGTGGTATGAGTATCCAGAATCTATTAAAACTACAAAATTTGAAGAAGAGACTTATAGAAAAATTTTGGAACATGAACTGGTACATAAATTGACAATAAGTAAGTCGAATAATAATATGCCATATTGGTTTACAGAGGGACTGGCTGTATATTTTGCAAATTTTCCAAATGAGCCAAAAGAACATAGAAAAAAATCATATTATTTAAATAGATACAAGGATAAAAGAATGGATATTTTAAAATTAGAAAAAGCAAACCTTGAAAAAATGAAAGACCCTAAGGAAATTTCAAACTATTATGATAGCGCTGGAATGATCGTAAAATTTATGATACAAAAGTATGGACTGCAAAAGGTAAAAGATATTGTTGAAGCATTAGGGGAATTTCCTTATCAAGAAGGTACGGGTATAGAGGTGGATAAAGAATCGATAAAAAGATTTCATAAAGTATTTAAAAAAGAATTTGGAATAAGTGTTAATGATTTAAATGAAGAATGGATTAGTTATTTAAATGAGACAGAGTGA
- a CDS encoding MazG-like family protein — protein sequence MEKHTTFKQISLPKLNNLKLGLESTCLKLMEEAGELAQAIGKFRGINGEKVDFEEKEVIEMISKELLDVAQVAVSMMFVLEEEYGINIKEKVDDHIDKLEKKGYLKL from the coding sequence ATGGAGAAACATACAACCTTTAAGCAGATAAGTTTACCAAAGTTAAATAATTTAAAATTAGGATTAGAATCTACCTGTTTGAAGCTTATGGAAGAAGCAGGAGAATTGGCACAAGCCATAGGAAAATTTAGAGGAATTAACGGTGAAAAAGTAGATTTTGAAGAAAAAGAAGTAATAGAGATGATTAGCAAAGAGTTATTAGATGTAGCACAAGTTGCAGTATCTATGATGTTTGTATTAGAAGAAGAATATGGAATTAATATAAAGGAAAAGGTAGATGACCACATAGACAAATTGGAAAAGAAAGGGTATCTTAAGTTATAG
- a CDS encoding aspartyl-phosphate phosphatase Spo0E family protein, whose product MSQNELKKKIEEMNIELSALLKNKYYNLQDYAVLEYSQKLDVLIVAYMQSVSKH is encoded by the coding sequence ATGTCACAAAATGAACTAAAGAAAAAAATTGAAGAAATGAATATAGAATTATCTGCTCTATTAAAAAATAAATACTATAACTTACAAGACTATGCAGTTCTTGAGTACAGTCAAAAGCTAGATGTCTTAATTGTCGCCTATATGCAATCAGTATCGAAGCATTAA
- the cwlD gene encoding N-acetylmuramoyl-L-alanine amidase CwlD: protein MRILVINKKWMFLIISIIFSIIFSTFCINKVLEVSKHIVLNKVVIIDAGHGGIDGGAVGKSGVCESHINLKIALKLRKLLEQEGAIVLLTREDDVGLYSDTGTVRKKKNEDLRNRKKLRDESQADLFISIHMNSFGQSKYYGAQTFYPKKSEESKRLAELIQEELIRVIDNGNNRVAKEKSDVYLLKSCKIPMVLVECGFLSNPMEERLLQEDKYQEKIAWSIYIGILRYFQEENKV, encoded by the coding sequence ATGAGAATATTGGTTATAAACAAAAAATGGATGTTTTTAATAATTTCTATCATATTTTCTATAATCTTTTCAACATTTTGTATAAATAAAGTATTAGAAGTTTCAAAACATATTGTTTTGAATAAAGTGGTTATAATCGATGCAGGTCATGGAGGAATAGATGGAGGTGCAGTTGGAAAAAGCGGGGTTTGTGAAAGCCATATAAATCTTAAAATTGCATTGAAATTAAGAAAGTTACTAGAACAGGAAGGTGCGATTGTATTACTGACAAGAGAAGATGATGTAGGATTATATTCTGATACTGGAACGGTAAGAAAGAAAAAAAATGAAGATTTAAGAAATAGGAAAAAATTAAGAGATGAAAGTCAGGCAGATTTATTTATAAGTATTCATATGAATAGTTTTGGGCAATCGAAATATTATGGAGCACAAACATTTTATCCTAAAAAGTCTGAGGAAAGCAAAAGGTTAGCAGAATTGATTCAAGAAGAATTAATTAGAGTTATTGATAATGGAAATAATAGGGTAGCAAAAGAAAAAAGTGATGTTTACTTATTAAAATCTTGCAAGATTCCAATGGTATTAGTGGAATGTGGTTTTTTATCGAATCCAATGGAAGAAAGGTTATTACAAGAGGATAAATATCAGGAGAAGATTGCATGGAGTATTTATATTGGAATATTAAGATATTTTCAAGAAGAAAATAAAGTTTGA
- the rplM gene encoding 50S ribosomal protein L13, with protein MKSFVAKPQEVERKWYVVDAEGKTLGRLASQVAAILRGKNKPTYTPHVDTGDFVIVINAEKVAVTGKKMDQKMYRHHTGYVGHMKEMTYKQMLQKKPEQIIELAVKGMLPKNTLGRKMFKKLKVYSGPEHKHEAQKPEVLDI; from the coding sequence ATGAAATCATTTGTTGCTAAGCCACAAGAAGTTGAAAGAAAGTGGTATGTAGTAGACGCTGAGGGAAAAACATTAGGTCGCTTAGCTTCTCAAGTTGCAGCTATTTTAAGAGGAAAAAACAAACCAACATATACACCACATGTTGATACTGGAGATTTTGTAATTGTTATAAATGCAGAAAAAGTTGCAGTAACAGGAAAGAAAATGGATCAAAAAATGTATAGACATCATACAGGTTATGTAGGTCATATGAAAGAAATGACTTATAAGCAAATGCTTCAGAAAAAACCTGAGCAAATTATTGAATTAGCTGTAAAAGGAATGCTTCCAAAAAATACTTTAGGAAGAAAAATGTTTAAAAAATTAAAAGTATATAGTGGTCCTGAGCACAAGCATGAAGCTCAAAAACCAGAAGTTTTAGATATATAG
- a CDS encoding GNAT family N-acetyltransferase produces MKILENIPPDSSQLLELYRTVGWLTFEDDTSIVEEILENTDEFVCIYMGDTLVAFGRMLTDYRMSAFLDDIVVHPGFRHMGFGSIIINILIEKVPKVKKIKLTTFNAAEFYKKFGFSNPSCTPMELILDQK; encoded by the coding sequence GTGAAGATATTAGAAAATATTCCTCCTGATTCATCTCAACTTCTTGAATTATATAGAACTGTTGGATGGCTTACATTTGAAGATGATACAAGCATTGTAGAGGAAATTTTAGAAAATACAGATGAGTTTGTTTGTATATATATGGGGGATACACTTGTTGCATTTGGAAGAATGCTAACAGATTATAGAATGAGTGCTTTTTTAGATGATATCGTTGTTCATCCAGGTTTTCGCCATATGGGATTTGGTAGTATTATTATTAATATTCTTATAGAAAAAGTTCCTAAAGTAAAAAAAATTAAGCTCACTACTTTTAATGCTGCTGAATTCTACAAAAAATTTGGCTTTTCAAACCCTTCCTGTACTCCTATGGAATTAATATTAGATCAAAAATAA
- the truA gene encoding tRNA pseudouridine(38-40) synthase TruA produces MKNVKLTIEYDGTNFYGWQRQKYGRTVQEEIEKALKKIIKKEVKINGSGRTDAGVHALGQVANFEEEFSIPVEKIPVALNSVLPDDIAIKKAVEVSKDFHARYSAVGKKYIYKIYNGPLRSPLLRNYTYFVKDYLNKEDMKKATKFFIGEHDFKGFMASGSQVKDTVRTIYDLSIEEQDCIIRIEVKGNGFLYNMVRIIAGTLVDIGKGKINIEDLSEIIQSCKRERAGHTAPPQGLYLAEVYYEKTIIP; encoded by the coding sequence ATGAAAAATGTAAAATTAACAATAGAATATGATGGTACAAATTTTTATGGATGGCAGAGACAAAAATATGGAAGGACAGTACAAGAAGAGATTGAAAAGGCGTTGAAGAAAATTATAAAAAAAGAAGTAAAAATTAATGGCTCAGGTAGAACAGATGCAGGGGTTCATGCATTGGGGCAAGTAGCAAATTTTGAAGAAGAATTTAGTATTCCTGTAGAGAAAATCCCTGTGGCATTGAATTCTGTATTGCCAGATGATATAGCGATAAAAAAAGCTGTAGAGGTTTCTAAAGACTTTCATGCAAGATATAGTGCTGTAGGAAAGAAGTATATTTATAAGATTTATAATGGGCCATTACGAAGCCCTCTTCTTCGAAACTATACTTATTTTGTGAAAGATTATTTAAATAAAGAAGATATGAAGAAAGCTACGAAGTTTTTTATTGGAGAACATGATTTTAAAGGTTTTATGGCTTCAGGCAGCCAAGTAAAGGATACTGTAAGAACAATATATGATTTATCAATTGAGGAACAAGATTGTATCATTAGAATAGAAGTAAAAGGAAATGGTTTTTTATACAATATGGTTCGAATAATAGCGGGAACATTGGTTGATATTGGAAAAGGAAAGATTAATATAGAAGATTTATCAGAGATAATTCAATCCTGCAAAAGAGAAAGAGCAGGGCATACAGCACCTCCTCAAGGATTATATCTTGCAGAAGTTTATTATGAAAAAACGATTATACCTTGA